A genomic window from Lujinxingia sediminis includes:
- the phnC gene encoding phosphonate ABC transporter ATP-binding protein: MLTLKGLHKRYPDGFVALPSVDLEVPTGQLVALIGPSGAGKSTLIRCINRLVEPTSGSVKLGEEELTTLSRGELRRARRRIAMIFQDYALVDRLTVMENVLSGRLGYVSFWQSWMRRFPQADVDRAFELLETVGLKGLHDRRADALSGGQRQRVGIARALMQQPELLLVDEPTASLDPRTARQVMQLLGDLCKAHNLTAIINIHDVPLARAYTDRIVGLQAGNVVFDGKPETLTDAVLPEIYGGEDWTRDAASDEAQLQAEDDGVAA, encoded by the coding sequence ATGCTCACCCTCAAAGGTCTGCACAAACGCTACCCCGACGGCTTTGTGGCGCTGCCCTCGGTCGATCTGGAGGTTCCCACCGGGCAGCTTGTCGCGCTGATCGGCCCCTCGGGCGCGGGCAAATCAACGCTGATCCGGTGCATCAACCGTCTGGTCGAGCCCACTTCGGGCTCGGTGAAGCTCGGCGAGGAGGAGCTGACCACGCTCTCGCGCGGAGAGCTGCGGCGAGCGAGGCGACGCATTGCGATGATCTTTCAGGACTACGCGCTGGTGGACCGACTCACGGTGATGGAGAACGTCCTGAGCGGTCGGCTGGGCTACGTGAGCTTCTGGCAGAGCTGGATGCGGCGCTTCCCGCAGGCCGACGTCGACCGCGCCTTTGAGCTTCTGGAGACCGTGGGTCTCAAAGGGCTTCACGACCGCCGCGCCGACGCCCTCTCCGGCGGCCAGCGCCAGCGCGTCGGCATCGCCCGCGCGCTGATGCAGCAGCCCGAGCTTTTGCTGGTCGACGAGCCCACAGCAAGCCTCGACCCGCGTACCGCGCGCCAGGTCATGCAGCTCCTGGGCGACCTGTGCAAAGCGCATAACCTCACCGCCATTATCAACATCCACGATGTGCCGCTGGCCCGCGCCTACACCGACCGCATCGTCGGGCTGCAGGCCGGAAACGTCGTCTTCGACGGCAAGCCTGAGACACTCACCGACGCGGTGCTCCCGGAGATCTACGGCGGCGAAGACTGGACCAGGGACGCCGCAAGTGATGAGGCGCAGCTTCAGGCCGAAGACGACGGGGTCGCCGCGTGA
- the phnE gene encoding phosphonate ABC transporter, permease protein PhnE, which translates to MSPAPSSTTPTAGAPRRWRRPPHIANARTRWALYIGATLYLLWALSSVDIDVVRLFEGMSRARTFFAAALTPDFFTRWSDIRAGILESLTMTVVATVAGIALSIPLGLGAARNLASRPVYLICRAILAGTRAFHEIILAIMLVAMFGFGPFAGVVTLVVSTIGFLGKLIAEDIEAIQWNAVEAVESAGASWLQRVVYAVLPQIMPRFIGLSLYRLDINFRESAVIGIVGAGGIGATLTTAFDRYEFEAVSAILILIITTVFIAEYIAGAIRRKVL; encoded by the coding sequence GTGAGCCCTGCCCCTTCCTCAACGACGCCGACCGCCGGCGCACCGCGTCGCTGGCGTCGTCCCCCGCATATCGCCAACGCGCGCACCCGCTGGGCTCTCTACATCGGCGCGACGCTCTACCTTCTCTGGGCGCTCTCCTCGGTCGATATCGATGTGGTGCGCCTTTTTGAGGGCATGAGTCGCGCGCGCACCTTCTTTGCCGCCGCGCTCACCCCGGACTTTTTTACACGTTGGAGCGACATCCGCGCCGGCATCCTGGAGAGCCTCACCATGACGGTGGTGGCCACGGTCGCGGGCATCGCCCTCTCGATTCCGCTGGGACTGGGCGCGGCGCGCAACCTGGCCAGCCGCCCGGTCTACCTGATCTGCCGTGCGATCCTGGCGGGCACGCGCGCCTTCCACGAGATCATCCTGGCGATCATGCTCGTAGCGATGTTCGGCTTTGGACCTTTTGCCGGTGTGGTCACCCTGGTGGTCTCCACCATCGGATTTTTAGGCAAACTCATCGCCGAAGATATCGAGGCGATTCAGTGGAACGCCGTCGAGGCGGTGGAGTCCGCGGGTGCCTCCTGGCTGCAGCGGGTGGTCTACGCGGTGCTCCCCCAGATCATGCCGCGCTTTATCGGGCTCTCGCTCTACCGCCTGGACATCAACTTCCGCGAATCGGCGGTCATCGGCATCGTGGGCGCCGGAGGCATCGGTGCGACGCTGACGACGGCCTTTGATCGCTACGAGTTTGAGGCCGTCTCCGCCATCCTGATCCTCATTATCAC